The Methylomagnum ishizawai genome has a window encoding:
- the tsaB gene encoding tRNA (adenosine(37)-N6)-threonylcarbamoyltransferase complex dimerization subunit type 1 TsaB, whose product MNLLAIETATEACSAALLVGDHIIERYQLAPRLHNSLILPMVDELLAEAGLVVGQLDALAFGRGPGSFTGVRIAAGVAQGIAFGADLLVVPVSTLAALAEAALAETGLDTAFPCIDARMGEVYWGVYRRGGAGWAELLGEEAVLPAEQAPFPEAVRGVATGSGWATYGAVLGERLGGRVLTVLEGRFPRAGVVARLGAAAFQAGAAVPVEQAQPIYLRDNVAKKPRLPSLA is encoded by the coding sequence ATGAACCTACTCGCCATCGAAACCGCCACCGAAGCCTGTTCCGCCGCCTTGCTGGTGGGGGACCACATCATTGAGCGTTACCAACTGGCCCCGCGCCTGCACAACAGCCTGATCCTACCCATGGTGGACGAGCTGTTGGCGGAAGCGGGGCTGGTCGTCGGGCAACTCGACGCCCTGGCTTTCGGGCGCGGGCCGGGTTCGTTCACCGGGGTGCGGATCGCGGCGGGGGTGGCGCAGGGCATCGCTTTCGGGGCGGATTTGCTGGTGGTGCCGGTTTCGACCTTGGCGGCCTTGGCCGAGGCGGCGCTGGCCGAGACCGGGCTGGACACCGCCTTTCCCTGCATCGATGCCCGGATGGGGGAAGTCTATTGGGGCGTGTACCGGCGGGGTGGGGCGGGCTGGGCCGAATTGCTGGGGGAGGAAGCCGTGCTTCCGGCGGAGCAAGCGCCGTTTCCCGAGGCGGTCCGGGGCGTAGCGACCGGGAGTGGTTGGGCGACCTATGGTGCCGTATTGGGGGAGCGCCTGGGCGGGCGGGTGCTGACCGTGTTGGAAGGGCGGTTCCCCCGTGCCGGGGTCGTCGCCCGCTTGGGGGCCGCGGCTTTCCAGGCGGGCGCGGCGGTGCCGGTGGAGCAGGCCCAGCCTATTTACCTGCGGGACAACGTGGCGAAGAAACCCCGATTGCCCAGCTTGGCCTGA
- a CDS encoding ATP-dependent DNA helicase — translation MHDLHTLFGPDGLLMRRLQGFESRPAQLEMAEAVAATLERGGNLVAEAGTGTGKTLAYLIPVLLSGKKVIVSTATKTLQDQLYRKDLPLVRHALGLPFQAVLLKGRANYLCIYRLQTTLGFKSGYSPTDAATLEAIRRWAKHTQTGDIAEAVDVPESSPLWAAATSTVDNCLGSECPQYAECHLVKARRAALEADVVVVNHHLLWADWTLRNDGFGELLPNVQAIVVDEAHQFLESSTQFLGLSVTSRQFTELADDITAEWVKDARDVPELQDEADWLHRQTEDLRLALGVETTRREAWHRVADDPLVKEIIGGLFVQLGRLVELLKPLAVRGKGLESCYKRCFEIGSRLYAFLDDNEDTDIGDTVRWFETRKRAFSLNRTPLTVANEFGKFRQHSQAAWVFASATLTVGGDFGHFINQCGLQEAECKAWDSPFDYQRQSLLYLPPGLPDPGTQGYTQAVVGAAVPVLRASRGRAFLLFTSHQALLEAAKLLPEHLDYPLFIQGSQPKSTLLEAFKRAGNGVLLGTASFWEGVDVQGPALSCVIIDKLPFASPGDPVLGARLESLKKTGVNPFMSYQLPTAILALKQGVGRLIRNQTDRGVLVLCDPRLVGRSYGDSFLDSLPDMPRSRALADVERFFAQI, via the coding sequence ATGCACGACCTCCACACTTTATTTGGCCCCGATGGCCTGTTGATGCGGCGCTTGCAGGGTTTCGAGTCCCGCCCGGCCCAGCTAGAAATGGCCGAGGCCGTCGCGGCGACCTTGGAACGGGGCGGCAACCTCGTGGCCGAAGCCGGCACCGGCACCGGCAAAACCCTGGCCTATCTGATTCCGGTCCTCCTGTCCGGCAAGAAAGTCATCGTCTCCACCGCCACCAAGACCTTGCAGGACCAGCTTTACCGCAAGGACTTGCCCTTAGTCCGGCACGCCCTGGGCCTGCCGTTCCAGGCCGTGCTGTTGAAGGGCCGCGCCAATTACCTGTGCATCTACCGATTGCAAACCACCCTGGGCTTCAAGAGCGGTTATAGCCCGACCGACGCCGCCACGCTGGAAGCCATCCGCCGCTGGGCCAAGCACACCCAGACCGGCGACATCGCCGAGGCGGTCGACGTGCCGGAATCCTCGCCGCTGTGGGCGGCGGCGACCTCCACCGTGGACAATTGCCTGGGTTCGGAATGTCCCCAATATGCGGAATGCCATCTGGTCAAGGCCCGCCGCGCCGCGCTGGAAGCCGATGTGGTGGTCGTCAACCATCATTTGCTATGGGCGGATTGGACCCTGAGGAACGATGGCTTCGGCGAACTCCTGCCGAATGTCCAGGCCATCGTGGTGGACGAGGCCCATCAATTCCTGGAGTCGTCCACCCAGTTCCTCGGGTTGAGCGTGACTTCGCGCCAATTCACCGAACTGGCCGACGATATCACCGCCGAGTGGGTCAAGGACGCCCGCGACGTGCCCGAGTTGCAAGACGAGGCCGATTGGCTGCACCGCCAAACCGAGGATTTGCGGTTGGCGCTGGGGGTGGAAACCACCCGCCGCGAAGCTTGGCACCGGGTGGCGGACGATCCCTTGGTCAAGGAGATCATCGGCGGCCTGTTCGTGCAATTGGGCCGGTTGGTCGAATTGCTCAAGCCTTTGGCAGTGCGCGGCAAGGGTTTGGAATCCTGCTACAAACGCTGTTTCGAGATCGGCTCCCGGCTCTACGCTTTCCTCGACGATAACGAGGACACCGACATCGGCGACACCGTGCGCTGGTTCGAGACCCGCAAACGCGCCTTCAGCCTGAACCGCACGCCGTTGACCGTCGCCAACGAATTCGGCAAATTCCGCCAGCACAGCCAAGCCGCCTGGGTGTTCGCCTCGGCCACCCTGACCGTGGGTGGCGACTTCGGGCATTTCATCAACCAATGCGGACTCCAGGAAGCCGAATGCAAGGCTTGGGACAGCCCGTTCGACTATCAACGCCAATCACTGCTATACCTGCCGCCCGGCCTGCCCGATCCGGGCACCCAGGGCTATACCCAGGCCGTGGTCGGTGCCGCCGTGCCGGTGTTGCGGGCCAGCCGGGGCCGGGCGTTCTTGTTGTTCACTTCGCACCAAGCCTTGCTAGAAGCCGCCAAGCTCCTGCCCGAACACCTGGACTATCCCTTATTCATCCAGGGCAGCCAACCCAAATCGACCTTGCTGGAAGCGTTCAAGCGGGCGGGCAATGGTGTCTTGCTGGGAACGGCCAGCTTTTGGGAAGGGGTGGATGTGCAAGGCCCGGCCTTGTCCTGTGTCATCATCGACAAATTGCCGTTCGCCTCGCCCGGCGATCCGGTGTTGGGCGCCCGTTTGGAAAGCCTGAAGAAAACCGGGGTGAATCCCTTCATGTCCTATCAATTGCCCACGGCCATCCTGGCTTTGAAGCAGGGCGTGGGCCGCTTGATCCGCAACCAGACCGACCGGGGCGTGCTGGTGCTGTGCGATCCGCGCCTCGTGGGCCGTTCCTATGGCGATTCGTTCCTGGATAGCCTCCCGGACATGCCCAGGAGCCGCGCCCTGGCCGATGTGGAACGCTTTTTCGCCCAGATTTGA